The Synechococcales cyanobacterium T60_A2020_003 genome contains a region encoding:
- a CDS encoding cobyric acid synthase CobQ, producing QMFPSEDSLSLMDRSSNGSNNADLTIAVICLPRISNFTDFDPLEAEPTVNLRYVGIRDELGYPDAVILPGTKTAIADLLALQHTGLAEQIQEYVAAGGTIMGICGGFQIMGRILADPEGIEGHEGRYKGLGLLPLTTIITGQKIARQRQVSSNFPQTGLPVIGYELHQGRSHMAESGSDQAGGLTYEYLFDDRNLGVVDSAQMLWGTYLHGIFDSGSWRRTWLNRLRQQRGLKSLPTGIADYREQRERMLNGLADTIQPRLNLTPILDALKECNG from the coding sequence ATCAGATGTTTCCATCGGAGGATTCCCTCTCGTTGATGGATCGATCGTCGAATGGATCAAACAACGCCGATTTGACGATCGCTGTCATCTGCCTTCCCCGCATTTCCAACTTTACGGACTTTGACCCCCTCGAAGCGGAACCCACGGTCAACCTCCGCTATGTGGGTATCAGAGACGAGTTAGGTTACCCCGATGCCGTGATTTTACCCGGCACCAAAACGGCGATCGCCGACCTGCTGGCACTACAGCATACAGGTCTTGCCGAGCAAATTCAGGAATACGTGGCTGCGGGAGGCACGATTATGGGAATTTGCGGCGGATTTCAGATTATGGGTCGTATTTTAGCTGATCCAGAGGGTATTGAAGGTCACGAAGGGCGTTACAAAGGGCTAGGTCTACTCCCCCTCACCACGATCATTACTGGACAGAAAATTGCACGCCAGCGTCAAGTCAGTTCCAACTTTCCCCAAACGGGGCTGCCTGTAATTGGCTACGAACTGCACCAAGGGCGGAGCCACATGGCAGAAAGCGGCAGTGACCAGGCCGGGGGACTCACCTACGAATACTTGTTTGATGACCGCAATTTGGGCGTGGTGGACTCGGCACAGATGCTTTGGGGAACCTATCTCCACGGAATCTTTGACAGTGGCTCTTGGCGACGTACATGGCTGAATCGCCTCCGGCAGCAGCGGGGGCTAAAATCTTTACCCACGGGAATTGCCGACTATCGAGAGCAGCGGGAACGAATGCTGAATGGGCTTGCAGATACAATCCAGCCCCGTCTCAACTTGACCCCAATCCTAGACGCCTTGAAAGAGTGCAACGGGTAG
- the glmU gene encoding bifunctional UDP-N-acetylglucosamine diphosphorylase/glucosamine-1-phosphate N-acetyltransferase GlmU, with product MVAVAILAAGRGTRMKSRLPKVLHALGQRSLVERVLDSLSDVSPTHKFVIVGYQGDLVREALADYPGVEFVEQTEQLGTGHAVQQVLPHLKGYDGDLLVLNGDVPLLRADTIRQLLQTHRDAGSAAAILTAQLPDPKGYGRVFCDGQNTVTQIVEDRDCTAAQKQNRRINVGVYCFKWSELERVLPQLQADNDQQEYYLTDTVSMMSPVVAVDVDDYREILGINDRLQLANAYSILQTRIKEHWMRAGVTLVDPESVTIDDTVELHPDVIIEPQTHLRGRTVVGSESRIGPGSLIENSQIGQRVTVLYSVVSDSTIQDGTRIGPYAHLRGHAEIGEGCRIGNFVEIKNGNLGDRTNVAHLSYLGDATLGEQVNVGAGTITANYDGVQKHRTILGDRVKTGSNSVLVAPVTIGNDVTIAAGSTVTEDVEDDALVIARSRQVVKPGWRNPAHDA from the coding sequence ATGGTAGCGGTAGCAATTTTGGCAGCAGGACGGGGCACCCGTATGAAGTCCCGATTGCCCAAGGTATTACATGCCCTGGGGCAGCGATCGCTAGTGGAACGCGTTCTCGACAGTTTATCCGACGTTTCACCAACCCATAAATTCGTGATTGTGGGGTATCAAGGGGATCTGGTGCGGGAAGCGCTCGCAGACTATCCAGGGGTGGAGTTTGTGGAACAAACTGAACAACTGGGGACAGGCCATGCGGTTCAACAAGTTCTGCCCCACCTCAAAGGCTACGATGGCGATTTGCTCGTGTTGAATGGTGACGTACCGCTTCTACGCGCAGACACGATTCGCCAGCTCCTGCAAACGCATCGAGACGCAGGCAGTGCTGCCGCAATTCTGACCGCGCAACTCCCTGATCCCAAAGGCTACGGTCGCGTATTTTGTGATGGTCAAAATACGGTCACACAGATCGTTGAGGACCGGGACTGTACCGCTGCCCAAAAGCAAAATCGCCGCATTAATGTCGGAGTCTACTGCTTCAAATGGTCAGAACTAGAGCGGGTATTGCCCCAACTTCAGGCCGACAACGATCAGCAGGAATACTACTTAACCGATACGGTCAGCATGATGAGTCCGGTAGTAGCCGTTGATGTAGACGACTATCGTGAGATCCTCGGCATCAACGATCGCCTCCAGCTTGCCAACGCCTACTCGATTTTACAGACGCGGATTAAAGAACACTGGATGCGTGCCGGGGTGACGCTGGTGGATCCAGAAAGCGTCACCATTGACGACACCGTGGAGCTGCATCCCGACGTGATTATCGAACCGCAAACCCACTTGCGAGGCCGGACGGTCGTTGGGTCGGAGAGCCGCATTGGGCCGGGTAGCCTCATTGAAAATAGCCAGATTGGGCAACGGGTGACGGTTCTGTATTCGGTGGTGAGCGATAGCACCATTCAGGATGGCACTCGCATTGGCCCCTATGCCCATCTGAGAGGTCATGCAGAGATCGGTGAGGGTTGCCGCATTGGTAATTTTGTTGAGATTAAGAATGGGAATTTGGGCGATCGCACCAACGTTGCCCATCTGTCCTATCTGGGAGATGCCACCCTCGGCGAACAGGTAAATGTCGGAGCAGGAACCATCACCGCGAATTACGATGGCGTCCAGAAACACCGCACAATCCTGGGCGATCGCGTCAAAACGGGTTCCAACAGTGTGCTAGTGGCTCCGGTCACGATTGGCAACGACGTCACCATTGCAGCGGGGTCTACCGTAACCGAGGACGTTGAGGATGATGCGCTAGTGATTGCGCGATCGCGTCAAGTGGTCAAACCGGGCTGGCGTAATCCTGCCCATGATGCGTAG
- a CDS encoding (2Fe-2S)-binding protein, translating to MTVQVRFLPDDVTVEAIAGEPLLQVAERAGLSIPTGCLMGSCHACEVELENGDVICACISGVPKGQTHVTINLFVDPTW from the coding sequence ATGACGGTTCAGGTTCGGTTTCTGCCAGATGATGTCACAGTTGAGGCGATCGCCGGAGAGCCGCTCCTGCAGGTTGCAGAACGGGCAGGACTCTCAATTCCAACAGGTTGTCTGATGGGATCGTGCCATGCCTGCGAAGTAGAATTGGAAAACGGTGACGTGATCTGTGCCTGCATTTCCGGTGTGCCAAAGGGACAAACCCATGTCACCATCAACCTCTTTGTGGATCCCACCTGGTAA